The Chryseobacterium phocaeense genome includes the window CTCCAAGATTGATAAAGACAAGGCTTTTGAGCAGTGGATGAAGGAAAATAAAGTTCCGATGGTTGGTCTCAGCATTATTAAAAACGGAAAAACCGAAAAAGTAAAAATATACGGAGCGCTTCATGGAACAAGTCCCGCACCTGAAAACACTTTATTCAATGTCGCTTCACTCACAAAGCCTGTGACGGCTATCGTTGCTTTAAAACTGGTCAGTTCGGAAAAATGGAATCTTGATGAACCTCTCAGTAATTACTGGACGGATCCCGATGTTGCTCAGGATCCCCGAAATAAAAAACTGACCACAAGGCTTGTCCTCAGCCACCAGACTGGATTTCCCAACTGGCGATGGATGAATCCCGATAAAAAACTGAATTTCCAGTTTGATCCCGGAACAAAGTATCAGTATTCCGGAGAGGGTTTTGAGTACCTGAGAAAGGCTATGGAAAAAAAATTCAATACCACTCTGGACAAACTTGCAAAAGAACTTATATTTAAGCCGTTAAAAATGAAAGACACGTCTTATCTCTGGGATGAGAAAAAGGATGCATTGCGATTTTCAGAAGGCTATGACAAAGAGGGAAAAATGTATTCGACCGTTAAAACATCTACAGCCAATGCAGCCGACGACCTCATAACAACCGTGTCTGATTACAGCCGGTTTTTAATCAGTATAATGAATGGTGATGGACTTTCCAAACAGGTTTTTAATGAAATGAAAACCGGACAAGTAGTGACCAAAAAAAGAAAGTCTTTCGGGCTGGGATTCGAGATCTACGATTTAGGTGATGGCTAGATTGCCCTATCTCATGGTGGTGCCGATCAGGGCGTGCAGACCATCTTTTTTCTTCTTCCCAAAACAAAAGACGGAATTGTAATTTTCACGAATGTAGATGACGGATATAAGGTCTATGAAAAACTTCTGACGGAGTATCTGGGAGACTATGGCAGGAAGGTGGTGGAGATTGAGACAATATAATTTTTCTTTTCAAAGCAGACAATATATTTTGTAACTTAGCTTTAACAAATCGTTTTTTATCCAGAATGAAAACAGTTAAAAAATATTCATCTTTCAAACAACTTAAATCCAGTGAACACGAAGCTCTGGATAAAGATTCTGCGGATAAAAAACACAAAAAATTCGAAATATTTATCAAGTCTCTTCAACAGTCTTCCGATAAGAAAAAGTAATTAGTTTTTATATGGAAAATGATTTCAAAACCAGCCTGCTATCTATTTGTGAGCTTTTCGAAAAACATTCCATACAATATATGATTATAGGCGGTACTGCAGTAGCTTATTATGGATACTACAGACAATCTACAAATATGGATGGCAGTATTTCCGAAAAGCCAGATATTGATATCTGGTACAATCCAAGCTATGAAAATTATTTCAGTATCATCAATGCCCTGGAAGATTTGGGAAAAGATGTTACAAAATACAGGTCAGAGAAAAATCCAAATCCAAAAAAATCTTACTTTAAACTGGAATTTGCTGATTTCACTCTAGATCTTCTTCCTGAAATCCGGTCCAAAACCAGCTATTCAATTGCAGACCTTAGAAAAAAAACGGTTCAGTCTGGTGGTGTAAATATGTATTTTATCAGCCTGAATGATCTGATAGATGATAAAAGATCAAATGGAAGAAAAAAGGATATTGAAGATATTAATGAACTTAAAAATTTAAGTAATAATGATTAAATCAATATTTTCTTTAATGAAAATACCTGCAATCCTATCTTTCGTACTTTTATTCTCTCTCTCATCGTGTAATTACAGCGAAAAGCAGCAGGACATCATTCAGAAGATCAGCAAAAAGGATACATCCAGATTTGACGAAAGCTTCAGAAAAAATCTATTGAATGAATTTTCTAAAACAGATATCATACGGCTTTCTTCTCATGAAAACGCAGAGGTTGCATTGTATTTTTTTCAGATCCTGCTGGAAAAATACCCTGAAGAATGTTTCGATGTCCTGATGAAAAACCTTGACAATAAGAAGACTTCCATCATCAGTACCAGCTATGATACCCTGAATGCAATGACGGTTCCTGAAGCTATGCTCTTCTGGGAAAGCAGAAAAAATATCTTTACTAAAGAACAGAAAAAAGAACTGTTTGAAGCCATTCTCACAGACATAGAACATAAAACACATCTTGACGGCTATGTTTTTATGTATATGCTTGATCATGAGAAAAACCCGGATCCAAAATATTACTCCTCTGTCAGGAAAATGATCACAACGGGAGCCGATCATTATATGGGAGACTATACCCTCCTCAATTATTTTTCCAATTACAACAAACCGGAAGACAGCCTGATCATTAAAGATTTTCTGAAGAAAAATATTTTTGACAAAGGTTCTATTCATATGAATCTTACCGTAGAATACATCGGAAAACATCCGAAACCGTCTTATTTTCCAATTTTAAGAGAGTTCTATGACGAACGGATAAAGGGGAATACTTTCCGGGCAGATGACATTTTTTTCGAATTTGAAGACCTTACCAAAGCAACAATCTGGTATAAAACGGAAGATGCCAAAAATCTGATGAAAGATATTGCCTATCGGACGAAATACACTTCCTCCGGAAATTATCTCGCGTCGAATGAGCAGATTTATTTCCTGCTCAAAAAATATGACAATGCGAATTATTTTAAAGAAGTCACTGATGATCTTGGCAGGAAAACTGATCCCGTTAAACTGGATTCCATAGAGGCATGGCATAAGCGATGGGACAGGCATATGGAATAAAACATCTTATCACAAACAATAACAAGTAATTGGGTACTTCCTCTACCCCCTTCCAACTTCCAAATAAATTAATAATGAATAACTTATGATTTTATAAATTAAATTCCTTAATTTTGCACCCCGAAATAAGGATTCTAGAGTTATGAAAAAATTAGGCGAATACAGAAAGCTTCTTGAAGTTGATAAAACGGTTACTTTAAAGGAATTGAAAACCATTTATAGGAACACGATGAAAGACACACATCCTGATAAATTTATCAATGATGAAGCCGGAAAACTTGAAGCAGAGGAAAAAAGCAAATCTGTGATTGAAGCCTATCATTTTCTGGTGAGCATCAATCCGGAGACACAGGAAAAATACAAAGAGGAATATACTGAAACCATTACAAAATCCAATATTCAGGATTTTTATCTTGAAAAAGCGGTTTTGAAAATTCAGCACCTGAACGGAAATATGTACGAATACCTTGGTGTTCCAAGAAACACGTATATTAAAATGGTTAATTCGGATTCACCAAGCCGTTTTGCAAGAAGACATATCTACGGAAGTTTTATCTACAGAAAGGCCGGCGAGGCTATGGCGGATTAATTTTTTCCATATAAAATACATGAAGGCTTTCAGATCAGTTCTGGAAGCCTTTTTTATTTTAGATTAAGAGATTTGGGAATTGAGAGATTATGAAAATCCCGTTGAAGTTCTGTTCAATATTTAATAGAGAAAGATTATTTAAGCTTCTATTTTTAGAGTTGGAATATCGCAAGGACGCAAGATTTTTATTTATTTTATGTTGTTAAGGCGCAAGGATTTTATCTGCGATAAAATTGTATAATGCCGTCAATCCAATGATTGAAGTAACCGCAATCAACTCATCTATCTTTGCTGAAAATCTTGATTTTCTCGCGCCTTAAAAACATTTTATTTTTAAACCTTGCGCCTTTGCGAATCCTAACAAAGAAACCGGATAATATTACCCTTAATCTCTCAATTTTTTAATTTTTTAATTTTTTAATTTTTAAATCTTTTAATCCCATCAATTAAAAAATCGCCCCAGAAATTCTGAGGCGATTTTAGGCTAATTAAGGTTAAAATATTTAGTCTACGTGCTTAGGAGTATATCCGTCTTCACTTAGTTCTTTGTGTACGTAATCTGCCTTCATTTCGGCGTCGTAATCTACTTTTTCATGTTTACCCATTCTGCGTAGAATAGAGTCAAACAGGGAATATACTACAGGTACGATAATCAGGGTCAGGAATAGAGACGATGTTAAACCACCGATAACTACCCATGCAAGACCTTTGTTCATCTCGGCTCCGGCTCCTGTTGCCAATGCGATCGGTAACATACCGAAGATCATCGCAATAGTGGTCATCAGGATCGGACGAAGACGTGCGTGGTTGGCCTGAATCAATGCATCATGTGTATTGGCACCGGCCTCTTTTCTGGCGTTCGTAAAGTCGACGATCAGGATCGCGTTTTTCGCTACAAGACCAATCAACATGATCATCCCCAGCATCGTAAAGATGTTCAGTGAGTTTGCCGTCAAGGCCAGGATCACCATTACCCCGATCATCGCCAGCGGAATGGAGAACAATACCACAAACGGATACACGAAACTGTCATACAGGGAAACCATTACCAGGTATACCAATACGATAGCCGCTAATAAAGCAATACCCAAAGTACCGAAACCTTCCTGCTGGTTTTCCATATCCCCGCTCCAGATGTAATCTACCCCTACAGGTTTGTTTTTACCGTCCATGAACTGGTTGGCCCATTCATTGGCAACGTCCCCTACAGGTCTACCTACTGCTTTTGCTCTTACTTTTACAGAAGGAGATTTATCTCTACGTTCAAGCAAACTCGGTCCCGAACCCATTTTTACATCTGCAAACTGGCTCAGACGAACCTGCTCACCCTGAGGATTGGTGAACATCAGGTTTTTCACATCATCAATGGATTGTCTGTTCGCATCACCGAAACGGATGTTGATATCATATTCGTACTCTCCTGCTCTGAATTTTCCGTCTGTATTTCCGTTGAATGCCGTCTGCATCGTTTGTCCTACACTTGAAAGATTCAGGCCTAGGGAAGCCATTTTATCTCTGTCGATATTCACCTGAACTTCAGGGTTACCTGTATCGGTAGATAATTCAGCATCTACTGCTCCCGGAACTTTTTTCAGTAATTCAAGGATTCTTGTTGCTTCTTTTACCGCAGTTGCGTTATCCGGAGCGGTTACCACCATTTCAATCGGGGCATTTTCTGCTCCCATAATACCGATTGGTGCTGTTTTAAACTCAACCCCTGTGAATTTCTCTTCCAAAGCTCTTTTTACTTTCGCAGCCTTGATGTTTGTACTTTCAGAACGCTCAGATTTATCTGTTAAATTTACCTGAACCTCCGACTGGTACGTAGTAGCCTGAGCTCCACCAAAACCTGTAGACTGCTGTCCTACGGTGGTGATAAGGTCCACAACATCTTTATCATTTCTTAAAAACTTCTCAACGTCTAAGGTAAGCTGGTTTGTTTTTTCAACGGTTGCATCTTTTGATAACTCCATTTGAACAAGGAACTGTCCACGGTCAATCGGAGGGAAGAATTCTCCACCAATGAAACCGAACGCCACCAGCATGAATGAGCTGATCAGAACGATGAAGGTGATCACTACTGTAGAAATTCTTCTTAACGTAGTTTTCAGACACCATTCAAGGATTCCTGTAATCCAGTGTGTAAATCTGTCAATTAAACCTTCAAACCAAAGGATGAATTTCTGGAACCAGTTTTTACCTGTTAAATGCTCAAGCTTACCAAATCTTGATGACAACCAAGGAATAATGGTAAATGAAGCCAATAACGATAACAGGGTTGCAATAACTACCGTGACGCAGAACTGTGCCAGGATATTGGCTACCAGACCGGAACTCATCGCAATCGGAAGGAATACCACCACAATTACCAGGGTAATGGCTGCTACGGTAAATCCAATCTCAGAAGCCCCGTCATAAGCTGCCCTGATCTTGCTTTTCCCCATCTCCATGTGACGGTAGATGTTTTCCAGTACCACAATCGCGTCATCCACCAGGATACCTACCACGAGCGACAGCCCCAGTAAGCTCATCAGGTTCAGGGTATATCCCATTAAATTCATTCCGATGAACGTAGCCACCAGTGAAGCCGGGATAGAAACCATTACGATGAAGGCGTTTCTGATACTGTGAAGGAATAATAACATCACAATCGCCACGAGGATAATCGCTAAGAATAAGTCGAAAATAACGTGGTTCGCTGATTCAAGGGTAAAGTCTGTTGTATCGTTTACCACTTTTACTTTTACACCCTGTACTTTATAGGCAGCCTCTACCGTTGCAATGGTTTTCTGAACACTTTCAGACACTGCTACTGCATTGGCATCCGACTGCTTTTTCACCTGCATCAAAATCGTAGGAAACTGATTGAATCTCGCTACTTTTTCAGCATCTTTCTGGGAATCGAAAACCGTGGCAATATCAGATAAGCGAACCTGAGCTCCGTTTTTATTGGAAACTACCAGGTTATTCATTTCCTGAGTCGATTTATATTTTCCTGAAAGTCTGATGGTAGATTTTGTTGATCTGGTTTTCAAACTTCCGGTAGGGAAATCAAGGTTGGAAGAAAGAATCGCCTGCTGTACGTCTGCAATTGACAGTCCGTATCCCTGCAGTTTTTTCTCGTCCAGATTCACCTGGATCTCTCTTTCCTGTCCCCCTACAAGATCTACCTGAGCTACCCCGTTTACACGGGAGAAAATAGGTTCGATCTTTTTATCCAAAAGGTCATAAAGGTCTTTGCTGTTCAGTTTATCAGATGAAATACTCATCGTGATAATCGGTAAGTCATCCAGTGAGAATTTGTTCAGGGATGGTGCGTCCACATCATCCGGAAGGTCTGCAAGGATGGCATTTACTTTTCTCTGAGCATCATTCAATGCATAATCCACATCGGCTCCGTCATTCAGCTGAACCATGATTACGGACAAACTTTCGTAAGAGGAAGATTCCACCTTCTTCACGTTTTCCAGGGAACCCACGGCATCTTCAATTTTCCGGGTTACGGAAGTTTCC containing:
- a CDS encoding efflux RND transporter permease subunit; translated protein: MKLAEISIKRPSLVIVLFTILTLGGILSYSLMGYELIPKFETNMVTISTVYPGASPAEVETSVTRKIEDAVGSLENVKKVESSSYESLSVIMVQLNDGADVDYALNDAQRKVNAILADLPDDVDAPSLNKFSLDDLPIITMSISSDKLNSKDLYDLLDKKIEPIFSRVNGVAQVDLVGGQEREIQVNLDEKKLQGYGLSIADVQQAILSSNLDFPTGSLKTRSTKSTIRLSGKYKSTQEMNNLVVSNKNGAQVRLSDIATVFDSQKDAEKVARFNQFPTILMQVKKQSDANAVAVSESVQKTIATVEAAYKVQGVKVKVVNDTTDFTLESANHVIFDLFLAIILVAIVMLLFLHSIRNAFIVMVSIPASLVATFIGMNLMGYTLNLMSLLGLSLVVGILVDDAIVVLENIYRHMEMGKSKIRAAYDGASEIGFTVAAITLVIVVVFLPIAMSSGLVANILAQFCVTVVIATLLSLLASFTIIPWLSSRFGKLEHLTGKNWFQKFILWFEGLIDRFTHWITGILEWCLKTTLRRISTVVITFIVLISSFMLVAFGFIGGEFFPPIDRGQFLVQMELSKDATVEKTNQLTLDVEKFLRNDKDVVDLITTVGQQSTGFGGAQATTYQSEVQVNLTDKSERSESTNIKAAKVKRALEEKFTGVEFKTAPIGIMGAENAPIEMVVTAPDNATAVKEATRILELLKKVPGAVDAELSTDTGNPEVQVNIDRDKMASLGLNLSSVGQTMQTAFNGNTDGKFRAGEYEYDINIRFGDANRQSIDDVKNLMFTNPQGEQVRLSQFADVKMGSGPSLLERRDKSPSVKVRAKAVGRPVGDVANEWANQFMDGKNKPVGVDYIWSGDMENQQEGFGTLGIALLAAIVLVYLVMVSLYDSFVYPFVVLFSIPLAMIGVMVILALTANSLNIFTMLGMIMLIGLVAKNAILIVDFTNARKEAGANTHDALIQANHARLRPILMTTIAMIFGMLPIALATGAGAEMNKGLAWVVIGGLTSSLFLTLIIVPVVYSLFDSILRRMGKHEKVDYDAEMKADYVHKELSEDGYTPKHVD
- a CDS encoding serine hydrolase domain-containing protein; translated protein: MKKSILCLSVCLMMSFASAQTEKKQGEQQQHSSNETSKIDKDKAFEQWMKENKVPMVGLSIIKNGKTEKVKIYGALHGTSPAPENTLFNVASLTKPVTAIVALKLVSSEKWNLDEPLSNYWTDPDVAQDPRNKKLTTRLVLSHQTGFPNWRWMNPDKKLNFQFDPGTKYQYSGEGFEYLRKAMEKKFNTTLDKLAKELIFKPLKMKDTSYLWDEKKDALRFSEGYDKEGKMYSTVKTSTANAADDLITTVSDYSRFLISIMNGDGLSKQVFNEMKTGQVVTKKRKSFGLGFEIYDLGDG
- a CDS encoding KTSC domain-containing protein → MKKLGEYRKLLEVDKTVTLKELKTIYRNTMKDTHPDKFINDEAGKLEAEEKSKSVIEAYHFLVSINPETQEKYKEEYTETITKSNIQDFYLEKAVLKIQHLNGNMYEYLGVPRNTYIKMVNSDSPSRFARRHIYGSFIYRKAGEAMAD